In one Vibrio sp. VB16 genomic region, the following are encoded:
- a CDS encoding F0F1 ATP synthase subunit epsilon: MAAMTLHLDVVSAEKEIFSGLVETFQVTGSEGELGIFHGHTPLLTAIKPGMVRIVKQHGHEEIIYVSGGIVEVQPGTATVLADTAIRGDELDAAKAEEAKRQAEEKIQNQHGDMNFAQAASELAKAIAQLRVIELTKNRR, translated from the coding sequence ATGGCAGCAATGACCTTGCACCTAGACGTAGTTAGTGCTGAGAAAGAAATTTTTTCAGGATTAGTTGAAACGTTTCAGGTGACCGGGAGCGAAGGTGAACTTGGTATTTTCCATGGGCACACTCCGCTGCTGACCGCTATTAAGCCTGGTATGGTGCGTATAGTTAAGCAACACGGCCACGAAGAAATTATTTATGTTTCTGGTGGTATAGTTGAAGTTCAGCCTGGTACAGCAACTGTATTGGCTGATACGGCAATTCGTGGTGATGAACTAGATGCAGCGAAGGCTGAAGAAGCTAAACGCCAAGCTGAGGAGAAAATCCAAAATCAGCATGGTGATATGAACTTCGCTCAAGCGGCTAGTGAACTGGCTAAAGCTATTGCTCAGCTTAGAGTTATCGAGCTGACAAAAAATAGACGCTAA
- the atpD gene encoding F0F1 ATP synthase subunit beta yields MATGKIVQIIGAVVDVEFPQGEVPRVYDALNVIEAKERLVLEVQQQLGGGVIRAIVMGSSDGLRRGLVVENTGAPITVPVGTKTLGRIMNVLGDAIDECGDIGAEEHYAIHREAPSYEEQSNVSELLETGVKVIDLICPFAKGGKIGLFGGAGVGKTVNMMELINNIALQHSGLSVFAGVGERTREGNDFYFEMQEAGVVNVENPEESKVAMVYGQMNEPPGNRLRVALTGLTMAERFRDEGRDVLLFIDNIYRYTLAGTEVSALLGRMPSAVGYQPTLAEEMGVLQERITSTKAGSITSVQAVYVPADDLTDPSPATTFAHLDATVVLNRNIAAMGLYPAIDPLDSSSRQLDPLVVGQEHYDVARGVQSTLQRYKELKDIIAILGMDELSEEDKLVVSRARKIERFLTQPYHVAEVFTGDPGVYVSLKETLRGFKGLLGGEYDDIPEQAFMYCGVIDDAIENAKKL; encoded by the coding sequence ATGGCTACAGGTAAGATCGTACAGATCATCGGTGCGGTAGTCGACGTAGAGTTCCCACAGGGTGAAGTACCTCGTGTATATGACGCTCTGAATGTTATTGAAGCGAAAGAACGTCTTGTTCTTGAAGTTCAACAACAGCTTGGCGGTGGCGTTATTCGCGCAATCGTGATGGGCAGCTCTGATGGTTTACGTCGTGGATTAGTAGTAGAGAACACTGGCGCTCCAATCACCGTACCAGTAGGTACGAAAACTCTTGGCCGTATCATGAATGTTTTAGGTGATGCGATTGATGAGTGTGGTGATATTGGTGCGGAAGAACACTATGCTATTCACCGTGAAGCACCAAGTTACGAAGAACAGTCCAATGTGTCTGAACTTCTAGAGACTGGCGTGAAAGTTATCGACTTGATTTGCCCATTCGCTAAGGGTGGTAAAATAGGTCTATTTGGTGGTGCAGGTGTTGGTAAGACCGTTAATATGATGGAACTTATCAATAACATCGCACTGCAGCACTCTGGTCTTTCAGTATTTGCGGGTGTCGGTGAACGTACTCGTGAAGGTAACGATTTCTATTTTGAGATGCAGGAAGCAGGCGTTGTTAACGTTGAAAATCCTGAAGAATCTAAAGTAGCAATGGTTTACGGGCAGATGAACGAGCCACCAGGAAACCGTCTACGCGTAGCGCTGACTGGTCTAACGATGGCAGAGCGTTTTCGTGACGAAGGTCGTGACGTTCTATTGTTCATCGATAACATTTATCGTTATACCCTTGCGGGTACAGAGGTTTCGGCTCTATTAGGTCGTATGCCATCTGCGGTAGGTTATCAGCCAACACTAGCTGAAGAAATGGGTGTTTTACAAGAACGTATCACATCAACTAAAGCCGGTTCTATCACGTCTGTACAGGCGGTATATGTACCAGCGGATGACTTGACTGACCCATCTCCAGCAACCACGTTTGCTCACTTAGATGCAACGGTAGTACTTAACCGTAATATCGCAGCTATGGGTCTATACCCAGCAATCGATCCATTGGATTCATCTTCTAGACAGCTTGATCCATTGGTAGTAGGCCAAGAGCATTACGACGTAGCTCGTGGTGTTCAGTCTACTCTTCAGCGCTATAAAGAACTGAAAGATATCATTGCTATTTTGGGTATGGATGAGTTATCTGAAGAAGATAAACTTGTGGTATCACGTGCACGTAAGATAGAGCGTTTCCTAACTCAGCCTTACCACGTAGCGGAAGTATTTACAGGTGACCCTGGTGTCTATGTATCTCTTAAAGAGACTTTACGTGGATTCAAAGGTCTTCTGGGTGGTGAATACGATGACATTCCTGAGCAAGCGTTTATGTACTGCGGTGTAATAGACGATGCTATTGAGAATGCTAAGAAGCTATAA
- the atpG gene encoding F0F1 ATP synthase subunit gamma gives MAGAKEIRTKIGSVKSTQKITKAMEMVAASKMRRSQDAMGASRPYAETMRKVIGHLANGNLEYKHPYLEEREAKRVGYIIISTDRGLCGGLNINLFKKAMLDMQEWKEKNADIDLAIIGSKATAFFNNSGAKVAAQVSGLGDDPSLEELIGSVGVMLKKYDEGELDRLYVVFNKFVNTMVQEPTIDQLLPLPKSDSESMKRTHSWDYIYEPEPKPLLDALLIRYVESQVYQGVVENLACEQAARMIAMKAATDNASDLIDDLELVYNKARQSAITQELSEIVSGAAAV, from the coding sequence ATGGCCGGCGCAAAAGAAATTCGTACTAAGATCGGGAGTGTTAAAAGCACTCAAAAGATCACGAAAGCGATGGAAATGGTAGCGGCTTCAAAAATGCGTCGTTCTCAAGACGCAATGGGAGCTTCCCGTCCATATGCTGAAACAATGCGTAAAGTGATCGGTCATTTGGCGAACGGTAATCTAGAGTATAAACATCCATACCTAGAAGAGCGTGAAGCCAAACGTGTTGGTTACATCATTATTTCAACTGACCGCGGCTTGTGTGGTGGCTTGAACATTAACTTGTTCAAAAAGGCCATGTTAGACATGCAAGAGTGGAAAGAGAAAAATGCTGATATTGACTTAGCCATTATCGGTTCAAAAGCAACGGCATTTTTTAACAACAGTGGCGCTAAAGTAGCTGCTCAAGTTTCTGGTCTTGGAGATGATCCAAGCCTAGAGGAATTGATCGGTTCTGTTGGTGTTATGTTGAAGAAGTATGATGAAGGCGAGTTGGATCGCTTATACGTAGTATTTAACAAGTTTGTAAATACTATGGTTCAGGAACCAACGATCGATCAATTATTACCTTTACCTAAATCGGATAGCGAAAGTATGAAGCGCACTCACTCATGGGATTATATCTATGAGCCAGAGCCTAAACCATTACTCGATGCACTATTGATTCGTTATGTCGAATCTCAAGTATATCAAGGTGTGGTTGAGAACCTTGCTTGTGAGCAAGCGGCTCGAATGATTGCGATGAAAGCAGCTACAGACAATGCAAGCGATCTGATAGATGATCTAGAACTTGTGTATAACAAGGCCCGTCAATCGGCTATTACACAAGAACTATCTGAAATCGTATCAGGCGCAGCAGCGGTTTAA
- the atpA gene encoding F0F1 ATP synthase subunit alpha: MQLNSTEISDLIKQRIESFEVVSEARNEGTIVSVSDGIIRIHGLADVMQGEMIELPTGRYALALNLERDSVGAVVMGPYADLQEGMKVTGTGRILEVPVGPEMLGRVVNTLGEPIDGKGPIDAKLSSPVEIIAPGVIDRKSVDQPVQTGYKSVDAMIPIGRGQRELIIGDRQTGKTAMAIDAIINQRDSSIYSIYVAIGQKASTIANVVRKLEEHGALANTIVVVASASESAALQYLAPYAGCAMGEYFRDRGEDALIVYDDLSKQAVAYRQISLLLKRPPGREAFPGDVFYLHSRLLERAARVSEVYVERFTKGEVKGKTGSLTALPIIETQAGDVSAFVPTNVISITDGQIFLQTELFSAGVRPAVDPGISVSRVGGAAQTKIIKKLSGGIRTALAQYRELAAFAQFSSDLDEATKRQLDHGQKVTELMKQKQYAPMSVFDQAIVIFAAERGYLEDIELNKLADFEDALLSFARSQFTDFVKEIDTTGAYNDEVETQLKKIVDDFIATQTW; the protein is encoded by the coding sequence ATGCAACTTAATTCCACAGAAATAAGCGACCTAATCAAACAACGTATCGAATCTTTCGAAGTTGTTAGTGAAGCTCGTAATGAAGGTACTATCGTATCGGTAAGCGATGGTATTATTCGCATTCACGGTCTAGCAGACGTGATGCAAGGTGAAATGATTGAACTACCGACTGGTCGTTATGCATTAGCACTTAACCTTGAGCGTGACTCGGTTGGTGCGGTTGTCATGGGGCCATATGCTGACTTACAAGAAGGCATGAAAGTTACTGGTACTGGTCGTATTCTTGAAGTACCTGTTGGTCCTGAAATGCTTGGTCGTGTGGTAAACACGCTAGGTGAGCCTATTGATGGTAAAGGTCCAATTGATGCGAAATTATCTTCTCCTGTAGAGATAATTGCGCCGGGTGTAATTGACCGTAAATCGGTTGATCAGCCTGTACAAACTGGTTATAAGTCCGTTGATGCCATGATCCCTATCGGGCGTGGTCAGCGTGAGCTTATCATCGGTGACCGTCAGACTGGTAAAACAGCGATGGCTATTGATGCGATCATTAACCAAAGAGATTCAAGTATTTACTCTATCTATGTAGCGATTGGTCAGAAAGCATCGACTATTGCTAACGTAGTACGCAAATTGGAAGAGCACGGCGCATTGGCTAACACCATTGTTGTTGTTGCATCGGCTTCTGAATCTGCAGCGCTTCAATATTTGGCGCCTTACGCAGGTTGTGCAATGGGTGAGTACTTCCGTGATCGCGGTGAAGATGCTCTGATTGTTTATGATGATTTGTCTAAGCAAGCGGTAGCGTATCGTCAGATCTCTCTACTACTTAAGCGTCCACCAGGCCGTGAGGCATTCCCAGGTGATGTATTCTATCTCCACTCCCGTCTACTAGAGCGCGCTGCTCGAGTAAGCGAAGTGTATGTAGAACGTTTCACTAAGGGTGAAGTGAAAGGTAAGACAGGTTCTTTAACTGCGCTTCCTATCATTGAAACTCAAGCAGGTGACGTATCAGCATTCGTACCAACTAACGTAATCTCGATTACAGATGGTCAGATCTTCTTACAAACTGAGCTGTTCAGTGCAGGTGTTCGTCCTGCTGTTGATCCAGGTATCTCAGTATCTCGTGTAGGTGGTGCTGCTCAAACGAAAATTATCAAGAAGCTATCTGGTGGTATTCGTACCGCACTAGCGCAGTATCGTGAACTTGCAGCGTTTGCTCAGTTCTCGTCTGACCTTGATGAAGCAACGAAACGACAACTAGATCATGGTCAAAAAGTAACAGAACTTATGAAGCAGAAACAATATGCTCCTATGTCTGTATTTGATCAGGCTATTGTTATCTTCGCTGCAGAACGTGGATATCTAGAAGACATCGAGTTGAATAAGCTTGCTGATTTCGAAGATGCGCTACTTTCGTTTGCTCGTAGCCAGTTTACCGATTTTGTAAAAGAGATCGATACAACGGGTGCATACAACGATGAGGTCGAAACACAACTTAAAAAGATTGTGGACGATTTCATAGCAACCCAGACCTGGTAA
- the atpH gene encoding F0F1 ATP synthase subunit delta — MSQLTTIARPYAKAAFDFAVEKGALDQWGQMLTFAAEVTKNKDIVELLSGSVSADKLTEIFIVVCGEQFDEFGQNLIKVMAANGRLKALPEVCDAFLALKQEYEKEMDVDLISATELSDKQLTDISNKLELRFERKVNLNCSVDETLLGGVVIRAGDLVIDNSTRGQLGRLSDALQS, encoded by the coding sequence ATGTCTCAACTGACAACAATAGCACGCCCTTACGCTAAAGCAGCGTTTGACTTTGCGGTAGAAAAAGGAGCACTTGACCAGTGGGGTCAAATGCTTACTTTTGCAGCCGAAGTTACAAAGAACAAAGATATAGTGGAGCTACTTAGTGGTTCTGTTTCTGCGGATAAACTCACAGAAATATTTATTGTTGTTTGTGGCGAACAGTTTGATGAGTTTGGCCAAAACCTTATTAAGGTAATGGCTGCGAATGGTCGACTTAAGGCCCTTCCTGAAGTATGTGATGCGTTTTTAGCTCTTAAACAAGAGTATGAGAAAGAAATGGATGTTGATTTAATATCAGCGACAGAACTTTCTGATAAACAACTTACAGACATCAGCAACAAACTTGAACTGCGTTTTGAACGCAAAGTTAACCTGAATTGTAGTGTAGATGAGACCCTACTTGGTGGGGTTGTAATTCGAGCCGGAGACTTAGTCATCGATAACTCAACACGCGGTCAGTTAGGCCGTTTGAGCGATGCATTGCAGTCTTGA
- the atpF gene encoding F0F1 ATP synthase subunit B: MNMNATLLGQAIAFFLFVVFCMKYVWPPIIEAIEERQNKIADGLSAAERAAKDLNLAQANASEQLKEAKRTATEVIDSANKRKAQIIDEAREEAQAERQKILTQADAEIEAERNRAKDDLRKQVATLALAGAEKILERSIDKDAHKDILDNITAKL, translated from the coding sequence GTGAATATGAACGCAACTCTGCTAGGTCAAGCAATAGCATTCTTTTTATTCGTGGTTTTCTGCATGAAATATGTATGGCCACCAATTATAGAAGCTATTGAAGAACGTCAGAATAAAATTGCTGATGGTCTATCTGCTGCGGAAAGAGCAGCAAAAGATTTGAATCTAGCTCAAGCCAACGCTTCTGAGCAACTTAAAGAAGCGAAGCGCACAGCAACTGAGGTCATTGATTCAGCGAATAAACGTAAAGCTCAAATTATTGATGAAGCACGCGAGGAAGCTCAGGCAGAACGCCAGAAAATCCTAACGCAAGCGGATGCAGAAATTGAAGCAGAACGTAATCGCGCGAAAGATGATCTGCGCAAACAAGTTGCTACTCTGGCTTTAGCTGGTGCAGAGAAGATCCTAGAGCGCTCTATTGATAAAGATGCGCACAAAGATATTCTTGATAACATTACTGCGAAACTTTAA
- the atpE gene encoding F0F1 ATP synthase subunit C: METLLSFSAIAVGLIVGLASLGTAIGFAILGGKFLEGAARQPEMAPMLQVKMFIIAGLLDAVPMIGIVIALLFTFANPFVSQLG, translated from the coding sequence ATGGAAACTTTACTGAGCTTTTCAGCAATCGCCGTAGGTCTGATCGTCGGTCTTGCTTCTCTTGGTACAGCGATTGGTTTCGCAATTCTAGGTGGTAAATTCCTAGAAGGTGCTGCGCGCCAACCAGAGATGGCTCCTATGCTACAAGTTAAGATGTTTATCATCGCGGGTCTACTTGATGCGGTTCCAATGATTGGTATCGTAATAGCACTACTATTCACATTCGCTAACCCATTTGTTAGTCAACTAGGTTAA
- the atpB gene encoding F0F1 ATP synthase subunit A → MAAPGEALTTSGYIDHHLTNLSLAKISEHFDLGWGITETSFWNVNIDSLFFSVLTGLIFLGIFRSVAKKATVGVPGKLQCAVEMVMEFVADNVKETFHGRNPLIAPLALTIFCWILLMNIMDLIPIDFLPYPAQHWLGIPYLKVVPSADVNITMAMALGVFFLMIYYSIKVKGLGGFAKELALHPFNHPVMIPFNLLLEVVSLLAKPLSLGMRLFGNMFAGEVVFILIAAMLPWWLQWLGALPWAIFHILIILIQAFVFMMLTIVYLSMAHEDPDH, encoded by the coding sequence ATGGCTGCGCCAGGTGAAGCGCTAACAACGTCTGGATATATTGATCACCATTTGACTAATCTGTCACTTGCTAAGATTTCTGAGCATTTTGATTTAGGTTGGGGAATAACGGAGACCAGTTTCTGGAACGTTAATATCGATAGCCTGTTCTTTTCTGTGCTTACGGGCTTGATATTCCTAGGGATATTTCGTTCGGTAGCAAAGAAAGCAACAGTAGGTGTACCGGGTAAGCTGCAATGTGCGGTTGAAATGGTAATGGAATTTGTCGCAGATAACGTCAAAGAAACATTCCATGGACGCAACCCATTGATAGCTCCGTTAGCACTGACTATCTTTTGTTGGATATTACTAATGAATATCATGGATTTAATTCCAATTGATTTCTTACCGTATCCAGCTCAACATTGGTTAGGTATCCCTTATTTAAAAGTGGTTCCTTCTGCTGATGTTAATATCACGATGGCTATGGCTCTAGGCGTTTTCTTTTTGATGATTTATTACAGCATCAAGGTGAAAGGTCTAGGTGGTTTTGCGAAAGAATTAGCATTACATCCATTTAATCATCCAGTGATGATACCGTTTAACTTACTATTAGAAGTTGTTTCGCTACTCGCTAAACCTCTTTCTCTTGGTATGCGTTTATTCGGTAACATGTTTGCTGGTGAGGTTGTATTCATTCTTATCGCGGCTATGCTTCCGTGGTGGTTACAATGGTTAGGTGCTCTCCCATGGGCAATTTTCCATATTTTGATTATTTTGATTCAAGCGTTTGTATTCATGATGTTAACTATCGTTTATTTATCGATGGCACATGAAGACCCGGATCACTAA
- a CDS encoding F0F1 ATP synthase subunit I produces MVARLVQPGRILAKRLLLIQSSVVTFVAAGMALAVNVDWGVSAFIGGGIFVLANTVFAFFAFMYSGARAAKAVTASFYTGEVLKILVTVVLFSVAYMYMQVELVPLKLTYLLALGINIFLPALFINKKK; encoded by the coding sequence ATGGTAGCTAGGCTAGTTCAACCAGGACGGATACTTGCAAAGCGTCTGTTATTGATTCAATCTAGCGTGGTTACATTTGTGGCAGCAGGGATGGCTTTGGCCGTAAATGTTGATTGGGGAGTTTCTGCGTTTATAGGTGGCGGCATTTTTGTGCTTGCTAATACTGTGTTCGCATTTTTTGCTTTTATGTATAGTGGGGCTCGTGCTGCAAAAGCAGTCACGGCGTCTTTTTATACCGGTGAAGTACTGAAAATCCTCGTTACGGTTGTTCTCTTCTCTGTAGCTTACATGTATATGCAGGTGGAACTTGTTCCCCTGAAGCTAACCTATTTGTTGGCATTAGGTATTAATATCTTTTTGCCAGCGCTATTCATTAACAAAAAAAAATAG
- a CDS encoding ParB/RepB/Spo0J family partition protein, protein MSKRGLGMGLDALLATSSLAREKEKTASSSQSISVDGELADISITNLKPGIYQPRKDMSLEALEDLSASIESQGIIQPIVVRHVAGHSYEIIAGERRWRAAKRVGLKQVPCIVKNVPDSAAIAMSLIENIQREDLNAIEEAQALERLQDEFELTHQQVADVIGKSRTTVTNLLRLNQLDESVKNLVEKKQLDMGHARALLVLDIESQGDTAKVIADKKMTVRQAEQFVKKLLAPKVEGETKKDTEAADISERLSQCIGSTVSLTRGSNGKSKMTITFDEPHKLDQLIKLLEDNQ, encoded by the coding sequence ATGTCTAAACGTGGTTTAGGGATGGGCTTAGATGCCTTATTAGCTACCAGTTCTCTTGCTAGAGAAAAAGAGAAAACAGCATCCAGTAGTCAATCTATTTCAGTTGATGGTGAGTTGGCTGATATTTCAATTACTAACCTCAAGCCTGGTATTTACCAGCCTCGTAAAGATATGTCTTTAGAGGCATTGGAAGATTTATCTGCATCTATTGAATCTCAAGGGATTATTCAACCTATTGTGGTTAGGCATGTTGCAGGACATTCCTATGAAATAATTGCTGGTGAAAGACGTTGGCGGGCTGCTAAGCGTGTCGGCCTTAAACAGGTACCGTGCATCGTAAAAAATGTACCTGATAGTGCTGCAATCGCGATGTCACTCATTGAAAATATTCAGCGAGAAGATCTCAACGCTATAGAGGAAGCACAAGCTTTAGAGCGGTTACAGGACGAATTTGAATTAACACACCAGCAGGTAGCTGATGTAATAGGTAAATCACGGACAACCGTGACGAACCTACTTAGGCTGAATCAACTCGATGAATCGGTCAAGAATTTGGTTGAGAAAAAACAGCTTGATATGGGCCATGCTAGAGCGTTATTGGTTTTAGATATAGAAAGCCAAGGTGATACGGCTAAAGTGATTGCCGATAAAAAAATGACCGTTCGTCAAGCTGAGCAGTTTGTTAAGAAGTTATTGGCTCCAAAAGTTGAAGGTGAAACGAAAAAAGATACGGAAGCGGCTGATATATCAGAGCGACTAAGTCAGTGTATTGGCTCAACAGTATCTTTAACTCGTGGTTCAAATGGAAAATCTAAGATGACGATTACATTTGATGAACCTCACAAATTAGATCAATTGATTAAATTACTCGAAGACAATCAATAG
- a CDS encoding ParA family protein — protein MGRIIAIANQKGGVGKTTTCINLAASMAATKRKVLVVDLDPQGNATMSSGVDKYQVDSTAYDLLVEDVPFEEVVCKNTSGGYHLIAANGDVTAAEIKLMEVFAREVRLKNALASVRDNYDFIFIDCPPALNLLTINAMAAADSVLVPMQCEYFALEGLTALMDTISKLAAVVNDNLKIEGLLRTMFDPRNRLSNEVSDQLKKHFGDKVYRTVIPRNVRLAEAPSHGRPAMYYDKHSAGAKAYLALAGEILRREEVPA, from the coding sequence GTGGGAAGAATTATCGCAATAGCCAACCAGAAAGGTGGTGTCGGTAAAACGACGACTTGTATTAATTTGGCCGCTTCAATGGCGGCAACAAAAAGAAAAGTTTTAGTCGTTGATTTAGACCCACAGGGCAATGCAACTATGTCCAGTGGTGTTGATAAGTACCAAGTAGATTCTACTGCTTATGATCTTCTTGTTGAGGATGTACCATTTGAGGAAGTGGTATGTAAAAACACTAGCGGAGGCTATCACCTTATTGCCGCTAATGGAGATGTAACGGCTGCCGAAATTAAATTGATGGAGGTATTTGCACGTGAAGTTAGGCTTAAAAATGCATTAGCTTCGGTTCGTGATAACTATGATTTCATCTTTATAGATTGTCCCCCAGCCTTAAATCTACTTACAATCAACGCGATGGCAGCTGCAGATTCTGTGTTAGTTCCTATGCAATGTGAATATTTTGCACTCGAAGGTTTAACAGCACTAATGGATACCATTAGCAAATTAGCTGCCGTTGTAAATGATAATTTGAAAATTGAAGGTCTGCTCCGAACCATGTTTGATCCGCGTAACCGCTTATCGAATGAAGTATCGGATCAGCTTAAGAAGCACTTTGGCGATAAGGTATATAGAACCGTTATTCCTCGAAATGTACGTTTAGCAGAAGCTCCAAGTCATGGTCGTCCTGCGATGTATTATGACAAACATTCTGCTGGCGCAAAGGCCTATTTAGCATTAGCTGGTGAAATACTTCGTCGCGAAGAAGTACCAGCATAA
- the rsmG gene encoding 16S rRNA (guanine(527)-N(7))-methyltransferase RsmG: protein MNNLDNKLDLLIDKTNLVVSEQQRSQLVRYVEMLDKWNKAYNLTSVRDPMDMLVKHILDSIMVSPHLHGNRLIDVGTGPGLPGIPLAIMNPEKEFYLLDSLGKRIRFIKQVTHELDIKNVTTIQSRVEQFQPEEKFDIVLSRAFASMSDMVNWCHHLPKPETGRFFALKGQLSQDEIEQLPEWCNVIEVKALNIPELEGERHLVTLAKMKE, encoded by the coding sequence TTGAATAATTTAGATAATAAATTAGATCTTCTTATAGACAAAACCAATCTTGTTGTGAGTGAACAACAAAGAAGTCAACTTGTCAGATATGTTGAGATGTTAGATAAATGGAATAAAGCTTATAACTTAACATCTGTTCGTGATCCGATGGATATGTTGGTTAAACATATTCTTGATAGCATTATGGTCAGTCCGCATTTACATGGTAATCGATTAATAGATGTTGGAACTGGACCTGGTTTACCAGGCATTCCTTTGGCAATAATGAATCCGGAAAAAGAGTTTTATCTTCTGGATAGCTTAGGAAAACGTATACGATTTATCAAACAAGTTACCCATGAATTGGATATAAAAAACGTCACCACAATTCAAAGCCGAGTAGAACAATTTCAGCCTGAGGAAAAGTTTGATATTGTTTTAAGTCGTGCATTTGCTTCTATGAGCGATATGGTTAATTGGTGTCATCATTTGCCTAAACCAGAAACAGGTCGATTTTTCGCGCTAAAAGGGCAGCTTTCGCAAGATGAGATTGAACAGTTACCAGAATGGTGTAATGTGATCGAAGTCAAAGCTTTAAATATTCCTGAGCTAGAAGGTGAGAGACATCTTGTAACCTTAGCCAAGATGAAAGAGTAG